The Patescibacteria group bacterium region GAACTCGGTCTTACCTCGCTTCTTCTGGTCGATAATCACCGCCATGCTTTTCCCTTGATACTTTCTCAAGATCGCTTCTCGATATTTTTTCTCTAAACGATCAGACAGCGCCCGCAATTTCTGCGAACGCTCCTTAATCTTCCCGTCGCTCACCCGGCTGCTGAGCTTATAGGCGGCAGTCTGAGGGTGGGCGGAAAAAGAAAAGACATGAATCTTGCTAAAAGACATCTCTTTAGCAAAATCATATGTCATTTGAAAATCCGCTTCGTTCTCACCCGGAAAGCCGACAATGATATCGGTACTCAAGGCGATGTCCGGCATGCTCTGACGAATTTTTTCAATCCTCTGGCGAAAGTCCTTTACCAGATAAGGACGCTTCATTAATTTTAAAATCTTATCCGAACCGGCTTGCAAAGAAATATGCAGATGCCGACACAGCTTCTTATTTGAAGCGATTAGCTCTATCAGCTGATCGTCAACTTCATTTATTTCGATCGAGCTTAAGCGCAAGCGGCCTAAACCATTAATCTTGACCAATTTTTTAAGCAGAGAAACCAAGTTGACATGTCCCCGGAGATCCTGACCATAAAGACCAAGGTGAATACCAGATAAGACTATTTCTCTATATCCGGCCTTAACAGCTAAACGCGCCTCCTGAATTAATTCTATTTCGCTTCGGCTCTTGACCCTTCCACGAGCGAAAGGAATGACGCAGTAAGAACAAAATTGGTTGCAACCGTCGCCGACTTTCAAGAAATAGCGCGAACGGTCAGTCACTGTCAAACCACTCTCTAAATACTTAAAACCAGAAAATTTTACTATTTTTTTGATCTGAGCTACTAACTTGGGCAAATCGCCTACGCCCCACACCAAATCCGCCTTGATTGCCGGCTGATAGGTCTTGGGCCAGCACCCCATCACAACTAACTTGGCCTGTTTATTGTCTGATTTTAATTTATTCAAAGCTTGTTTATCTTTGCTAATCGCAGCTAGAGTCACGGCACAGGTGTTCAAGATTACCAAGTCGAGCCTATCGGCCACCGCCATGAATCCAGCCTGTTCTAAAAGCCTTCTCAGGTCGGCTGAATCATATTGGTTAACCTTGCAACCCAGGGTCCTAATCAAAAACCGCGGGCCTAAATTTATTGATTTGTTAGCATCAAAATCGACTTTGAGCATATATTTTATCATCAGTATAATTTTTCCTTACGCTCTTGTCAAAAAAAAATATTTTTGTTATTATCAAAATAATCAAAATAATGCGCTGTTTCCAGCCTTTTTTATTTTGATAATGCGCCCATAGCTCAGTTGGTAGAGCAGCTCCCTTTTAAGGAGAAGGTCGTAGGTTCGAATCCTACTGGGCGTACTTTTTTAAAGCCATCTTAGCTCAGCTGGTAGAGCAGCTGTCTTGTAAACAGCAGGTCGTCGGTTCGAACCCGACAGATGGCTCCGTTTAAAAAACCGCCTCTTGAGGGCGGTTGTTTTAGAACTACAACTTCTTAATTACGGGAAAAATCAATAACTATCATTCCTATACCCGAAGAACCGAATTCCTCATCAAGTCTCTCCTGGTTAAGCTGATTACTTCCGGGCACGGCGTAAATTTCAAAACCCCTGGTAAAAGCAAAGTCACCAAAGTAGCTAAGCTTCAAACCAACCTTTAGACTGCCCAGGCGCGCACAATGTTCTTGAAGCCAGGTGATATCAAGATATTCTTTAAGTAAACGCCTAATCGGTTCGTTGTAGGGAGTATCAAGCGGTTCGGGATCATTTTGGCCTTCCCCCTTAATTTCATCATCGATATCCTGATCATCATCTTCTTCATCCTCCAAGGTTTCCTCTTCGCTAGATTTATTAAGCTCTTGTAAATATTGCATAGACGCAGCTTGCAGATCAGAAATTTCTTGGATGATGGCGTTCTTTTTTTCTTGTTGCAAGGAAACGAGGGTGAAAATTTTCTTGTCGAGGTCATCCATAACCCCGATTTTTACCTCAGTAGGTAGAGGGTCAGTGACTGGCTCGATCATATCCTGACCGCCTAGCAAAAAAATCTGTTCGTCTATCCAGAGGGGTAGATCTTGAATGAAATCAAATGCTTCCATGGCTTTATATTTAGATGTTAAGTATTAAAGAACAATATTATTTTTATATTATAAAGTATGGCAAAAGTCAAACATTTAAAAACATGTTCCCATCTTCGGCAAAACGTGATAAAATTATGATAGACTTAAAGTTAAGCTAAAATTTAAAAAATATGGCCAAAGTAGCCCGGGATTTTATTTCCGAAGAAAAACGCAAGTTCAAATGGGTATTAGGGAAAATTCTTGCCTCCTCTCTTTCCGGCTTTATCGCCGGTATCATCGTCACCTCTCTTTTCTTCTACGCCTTATTTGATATCAGCCTTAAATAAACAGGTAAAATAAATAAGAAAAACCCGATTACTCCGGGTTTTTTATTAGAAAAAACAGTGGAAATCTTGAGTAAATCTTCAGCTTGAAAAATGGCTTTAATTAAGATAAGATAAGAGAACTATGACTAAAACCGACAACATCCTGGAGAAGCTGCCACCCCAAAGCCTAGAAGCTGAAGAATCGCTCTTAAGCTGTCTTTTAATAGATAAAGATACGATTATCAAGGTTGTCGACCACGTCATGCCTCATGATTTCTATAAGGATATCCATAAGACGATATATGAAACCATCCGGGAACTATACAACAGCCAGGAACCAATAGACATCATCACTCTGGCCAACCGTTTGGAAGAAAAAAAACAGCTTAGCCTAATCGGTGGCCGCACCTACCTAGCCTATCTTTCCAATCTGGTCGCCACCTCAGCCAACGCCGGCCATTACGCCAATATCATCCAAAGAAAAGCGACCTTGCGCCGTTTACAACAAGCGGCTAGTGAAATCATGACCATGAGCTACGAGGAAGAGAGAGAGATAGACGAGATCCTCGATGAAACTGAAAAGAAGATATTCAGCGTTTCCCGCAAATACCTGAAAAACGCTTTCTTGCCGATCGATAACCTGCTAACCGCCGCCTTCGACCGCATCGATGAGCTCCACAAAAAAAGCGGCAAGCTTAGAGGCTTGAGCACCGGCTTCTTGGATTTGGACAACCTGTTAGCCGGTCTGCAGAAATCCGACCTTATCATCCTAGCCGCCCGCCCCTCTGTCGGAAAAACATCCCTAGCTTTAGATATCGCCCGGCAAGCAGCCATTAAGAATAAAGAAGGGGTCGGTATCTTTTCCTTAGAAATGAGTAAAGAACAATTAGTCGACCGCATCCTCTGCGCCCAAGCGAATGTCAGCCTTTGGAAGATGCGCACAGGCAATTTATCAGAAAAGGATGATGATAATGATTTCGCTCGCATCGGCGAAGCGATGGGTAAGCTGGCTGAAGCCCCGATCTATATCGATGACTCCGGCACCCTCTCTATCATGGAGATTAGAGCTAAGGCTCGACGTCTCCAGATGGAAAAAGGTCTGGGCTTGATTGTAATCGACTATTTGCAATTAATGGAAGGACGAGGCAAATATGGCGATAACCGCGTCCAAGAAATCGCTGAAATCAGCCGTGGCCTCAAATCTATCGCTCGCGAATTAAATATACCGATCCTAGCCCTGGCCCAGCTGTCGCGCGCAGTAGAAGCAACTCATCCGGCCATCCCCAAACTATCACACTTGCGTGATTCCGGTTCCATCGAGCAGGACGCCGATATCGTCATGTTCATCTACCGCAAAGCGGCCGACCGGGGCTATAACCCTAACGACCTGCCTATGGATGAAAGATACCGCGCCGAAATCCATATCGCCAAACATCGTAACGGTCCGACCGGAGTAGTCAATCTGTTCTTTGATGAAAACACCGTCAGCTTTAAAAACTTACATAAACAATCCGGCCCCGAAGGTCCGGTCCAATTCTAAATAATATGTTCAGCAAACTAAAACAATTCAAAGACTTAAGAAGCCAGGCTAAGACCATGCAGAATGCTTTAGCTGAAGAAAATATCGTGATAGAAAAAAACGGCACTAAAGTCAGCTTAAATGGTAACTTAGAAATCAGCCAGGTCAGCCTTAACGAAAATCTAAGCAAAAACTCTCAGGAAGAGATATTAAAAGACTGCCTGAATGAAGCGATTAAAAAAGCCCAGAGACTCATGGCTAAAAAACTCCAAGAAATGGGAGGCTTGCCGGGCTTGATGTAAGCGCCCCAACATGAACTATCCTAAATCAATCCAAAACTTGATTGATTTCTTCAAAGAATTGCCTAGCGTCGGACCAAAAACAGCTGAACGCTATGTTTTTCATTTACTCAAGAAACCTGAAGCTCAAATAAAGTTATGGGCCTCCTATCTCAACGATCTTAAGGCTAATACCACTATCTGTAATTCCTGCCAAGCTATTTCGGAAAGTAATCCCTGCCATATCTGCCAGGATGATAAAAGACAAAAACAGATCCTCTGCTTAGTTAAGAACACTCAGGACTTAGCGGCGATTGAAGCCACTCGCCAATTCTCTGGACGTTATTTTGTCTTAGACGGACTTATAAATACGATTGAAGATATCGGGCCCAATGATATCAACGTCTCTCTGCTGATGAAAAAGATAAAAAACGAAGGCATCCAGGAACTGATCATTGCCCTAGATTTTACCCTTGAAGGAGAAACAACTACCCTCTATCTTAATAAAGCCCTAAAAGATTATAATGTAAATATCAGCCGCCTAGCTCGAGGGCTGCCGGCCGGCTCTAATCTGGAATATGCAGATGAAACTACCTTGGCGACGGCTTTAAAAAATAGAAACCAAATATAATAGTTCTTTAAAAAAAGGAAGGAGGAAAATCATGATCCCGAGTTTAATCTTACTCTGGCTTATCATGGGAATACTTTTTTTAATAGGTGCCTTCTCTCCGCGCATTAAAAAATTAGCTAAGAGAATGCAAGTCTTTATCAGTGACAAATTAATATTTTTACTCAGCTTATTGCCGACTTACAGCAAAAATATATTAGCAAAAATAATCATTTGTCTCTGGTTGACGCTTTGGATATTAAAACAAAGATTCCTGGGATAAAAAAACCGACCCTTGAAAGAGAGCCGGTTTTTTGTAAACAAAAATTTTTAAGCAATTTTAGCAATCTTCACGGCCGTAAAAATCTGGCGATGGCCGATAGTCCGCTTATATCTGATTTTATTCTTATATTTGACCACGGTTACCTTTTTGCCCTTAGCGGTCTCCAAAACCTCGGCTTCAACCTTTTCTCCTAAAGAAGGCTGGCCTAAATCCAGCTTATCGCCTTCGGCAACCAAAAGAGTATCAAATTTGACCTTC contains the following coding sequences:
- the recR gene encoding recombination mediator RecR yields the protein MNYPKSIQNLIDFFKELPSVGPKTAERYVFHLLKKPEAQIKLWASYLNDLKANTTICNSCQAISESNPCHICQDDKRQKQILCLVKNTQDLAAIEATRQFSGRYFVLDGLINTIEDIGPNDINVSLLMKKIKNEGIQELIIALDFTLEGETTTLYLNKALKDYNVNISRLARGLPAGSNLEYADETTLATALKNRNQI
- a CDS encoding YbaB/EbfC family nucleoid-associated protein — translated: MFSKLKQFKDLRSQAKTMQNALAEENIVIEKNGTKVSLNGNLEISQVSLNENLSKNSQEEILKDCLNEAIKKAQRLMAKKLQEMGGLPGLM
- the mtaB gene encoding tRNA (N(6)-L-threonylcarbamoyladenosine(37)-C(2))-methylthiotransferase MtaB — translated: MLKVDFDANKSINLGPRFLIRTLGCKVNQYDSADLRRLLEQAGFMAVADRLDLVILNTCAVTLAAISKDKQALNKLKSDNKQAKLVVMGCWPKTYQPAIKADLVWGVGDLPKLVAQIKKIVKFSGFKYLESGLTVTDRSRYFLKVGDGCNQFCSYCVIPFARGRVKSRSEIELIQEARLAVKAGYREIVLSGIHLGLYGQDLRGHVNLVSLLKKLVKINGLGRLRLSSIEINEVDDQLIELIASNKKLCRHLHISLQAGSDKILKLMKRPYLVKDFRQRIEKIRQSMPDIALSTDIIVGFPGENEADFQMTYDFAKEMSFSKIHVFSFSAHPQTAAYKLSSRVSDGKIKERSQKLRALSDRLEKKYREAILRKYQGKSMAVIIDQKKRGKTEFHFDLDLRQDIGRPGEMLNVKV
- the dnaB gene encoding replicative DNA helicase, which produces MTKTDNILEKLPPQSLEAEESLLSCLLIDKDTIIKVVDHVMPHDFYKDIHKTIYETIRELYNSQEPIDIITLANRLEEKKQLSLIGGRTYLAYLSNLVATSANAGHYANIIQRKATLRRLQQAASEIMTMSYEEEREIDEILDETEKKIFSVSRKYLKNAFLPIDNLLTAAFDRIDELHKKSGKLRGLSTGFLDLDNLLAGLQKSDLIILAARPSVGKTSLALDIARQAAIKNKEGVGIFSLEMSKEQLVDRILCAQANVSLWKMRTGNLSEKDDDNDFARIGEAMGKLAEAPIYIDDSGTLSIMEIRAKARRLQMEKGLGLIVIDYLQLMEGRGKYGDNRVQEIAEISRGLKSIARELNIPILALAQLSRAVEATHPAIPKLSHLRDSGSIEQDADIVMFIYRKAADRGYNPNDLPMDERYRAEIHIAKHRNGPTGVVNLFFDENTVSFKNLHKQSGPEGPVQF
- the rplU gene encoding 50S ribosomal protein L21; the protein is MSKIAIIKTGGKQYKVKEGETLKVEKLELEPGQKVKFDTLLVAEGDKLDLGQPSLGEKVEAEVLETAKGKKVTVVKYKNKIRYKRTIGHRQIFTAVKIAKIA